The following proteins come from a genomic window of Pangasianodon hypophthalmus isolate fPanHyp1 chromosome 24, fPanHyp1.pri, whole genome shotgun sequence:
- the bmp10 gene encoding bone morphogenetic protein 10, whose product MADVKGCSTTSMHCLSFLLLLSGLFSGDASPISSPERHRTAPGLDDGHGGVVDPSLLEQDTEVDMQNLLETLRGQFLRTFNLSGNGPPIQPGAPRVQPPEYMLELYNRFANDRTSMPSANIVRSFKNEESTPSNVGPDGVRRHPLLFNISIPSHERVMAAELRLYTLVQIDRHLYAGVDRTVTVYEVVLRNDSWSEDGEEEQTQLVELASRQVYGTDNGWETFDITAAMQHWRRSNYGNTHRLEVHIASLNSQNGSEFEGPATGGDMEIDTSPEERHKPLIIVFSNDQSMDHRGEKKELNEMIKHEIPGTGLNDNLGMELMDLWGELGHMGQDGDSKEEEPDEEVLLQMRSNLIYDTASRIRRNAKGNQCKKSSLYVDFKDIGWDSWILEPQGYEAYECTGVCTYPLTKHVTPTKHAIVQTLVSLKSPKTVSRACCVPTKLDPISLLYLDDAGVVTYQYKFEGMVVAECGCR is encoded by the exons ATGGCTGATGTCAAAGGTTGCTCAACCACCTCCATGCATTGCCTCTCTTTCCTCCTGCTCCTTTCAGGGCTTTTCTCTGGGGATGCCAGTCCCATCAGTTCCCCTGAGAGGCACCGAACTGCCCCTGGGCTTGATGATGGCCATGGAGGGGTTGTGGATCCTTCTCTTCTAGAGCAGGACACTGAGGTGGATATGCAAAATCTGCTGGAAACCCTGAGGGGACAGTTCCTCCGGACCTTCAACCTGTCAGGGAATGGACCCCCCATCCAGCCTGGGGCACCCCGAGTGCAGCCTCCGGAATACATGCTGGAATTATACAACCGGTTTGCTAATGATCGAACATCCATGCCATCTGCAAACATTGTACGCAGCTTCAAAAACGAAG AGTCCACCCCAAGCAATGTGGGTCCTGATGGCGTGAGAAGACACCCCCTCCTTTTCAACATTTCCATTCCAAGTCATGAAAGGGTTATGGCTGCTGAGCTCCGTCTCTACACCCTTGTCCAGATCGACAGGCACTTGTACGCTGGCGTTGACCGGACAGTGACTGTTTATGAGGTGGTTCTGCGGAATGACAGTTGGTCCGAAGATGGAGAAGAGGAACAGACGCAGCTGGTGGAGTTGGCATCACGGCAGGTTTATGGCACGGACAATGGCTGGGAGACTTTTGACATAACCGCCGCCATGCAACACTGGCGCAGATCCAACTACGGCAACACCCACAGACTGGAGGTTCACATTGCAAGTTTAAACTCACAGAATGGGTCAGAGTTCGAAGGTCCTGCCACTGGGGGGGACATGGAAATCGATACCAGTCCAGAAGAGAGGCACAAACCTCTGATAATTGTTTTCTCCAATGACCAGAGCATGGAtcacagaggagaaaaaaaggagttGAATGAGATGATCAAGCATGAAATTCCTGGCACAGGTCTGAATGACAACCTGGGGATGGAACTCATGGATCTCTGGGGGGAACTAGGGCATATGGGACAAGATGGAGATAGCAAAGAAGAGGAACCAGATGAAGAAGTTCTTCTACAGATGCGCTCTAACCTCATCTATGACACAGCCTCCAGGATTCGAAGGAATGCAAAGGGCAACCAGTGCAAGAAGAGTTCCCTATACGTTGATTTTAAGGACATTGGTTGGGATTCTTGGATCTTAGAACCTCAGGGCTATGAAGCATATGAATGCACAGGAGTCTGTACTTACCCCCTAACCAAACATGTCACTCCAACCAAGCATGCCATTGTGCAGACTCTGGTCAGCCTTAAAAGTCCAAAGACTGTTTCCAGAGCTTGCTGTGTCCCCACAAAGCTTGACCCGATCTCGCTACTCTATCTGGATGATGCAGGTGTGGTCACCTACCAGTACAAGTTTGAAGGCATGGTAGTGGCAGAGTGTGGTTGCAGATAG